Within Anolis sagrei isolate rAnoSag1 chromosome 3, rAnoSag1.mat, whole genome shotgun sequence, the genomic segment GAGAAAAAATGATGTTAAAATAGACAATCTGAAACCTGCAGTAAATTGTTTTCTAGgtgctcctttccttcctcctcacctCCTCCAGATTTAAACCTTAGtagtcctagtccagcactcaaaccactacaccatgctggttcatCTATTCATCAGTGGAGGAAGGGATGTCTCCTAAGTTGTGGATAGTTCCTTCATATGCATGGAAAATGCTGTTTTGGCATATATTGACTAAGATCTGGAGAATTAAGAGTATTATTTTTGAAGAAAAGATGCTATAGCGGTCCACACCCTGgtcacatcctgaatagattattgcaatgtgctctacatgggttgcctttgaagactgttcggaagtttcaaatggtccagaAGGCTGTAGCCAGGTTGATCACTGGAGTGGTGTACAGAGAGCATACTAcctccctgttatgtcagctcccctggctgccagtctgctacagagcacaattcaaagtgctggctttagcctataaagccctatacagttctggcccagtttacctgtcaaaacatatctcctcctatgaaccaccttggagatcatctgggaggccctactcttggtcccacctcctttgcaggtgcgtctggtgggtacgagagacagggccttctcagtggtggccactggtgtggaactccctctccagtgatcttgaagcagctccctccctcctggccttcagaaggaaactgaaaacctggctccgGGATCAAGTCTTTGTAGATTAACCAAAGTGCAATAATAGAtacagaattatgtgcaatgacttttggaatggccccagattatgattgtggatggcatgatttttaatagtgattgtaatgttttatatgtttttcatgtgcatttaattttaattttaaatctttaacttaatgtattttaactgtttgttgttcaaaggcactgaatagttgccgcatgtaaagccgccttgagtccccttcggggtagagaaaggtggaatacaaatagagcaaataaataataaaggaaaaCTCTGTAAAAGCTGTGTGGGAAGGGGCAGTATAGATTGTGAGATGTCTTGCAATAAATTGATCAAATAAGTAGCAAAGGAAACGACCATTTTGATGGTGTTGACCATTTTGAgttttccaaaattcaaaaagtaCTTCAAAGAATAATTGAGAAAAACAAGATGTTAGCCATTTTGATTCTGGTATTTTGATAATTTCTCTTCAAGCACAATGTGAAGCAAAACAATGAAACTGGTGGTTCTGAAATGTGTGAAATTGCTGTGAAAGGGTCTTTGTCTCTTCAGTATAATCACAATATAACCATATCTATTAGTCTTTATTTTTCCCTTAATAAACGAAATAATTAGTCTAGGTTATTGGGCAATTGAAGGTAGCATACTCACACCACAATTCGTTCATTTTTTAGAATTTTGTAACTGTCTAGTACTTCCAATTTCATTCTTCTGACTTCCACAGCTGTGCAGAGACTTCGTGGCATAATCTGAGATCCAGCAGCTCCTGAAAAAGAAATACAATGTAAGGTCAACCGACATAACTTGAACAGAACTTTCCACtagtaaaatgtttttattgttattacattccaGTTTTCCTGTGCCTCTTTTTCCTGAAAGCCAGCAATGAAGTTGTCAGTGTGAAAATATATCATAACTATAACTGCTTTTCATTTGATATAGTAACAAATTGAGgtatcatgtattgtcgaaggctttcataaccttcattggaatcactgggttgttgtgaattttccgggctgtatggccatgtttcagaagcattctctcctgacatttcacttacatctatgacaggcatcctcagaggttgtgaggtttgttggaaactaggaaaatggggtttatatatctgaggaatgtccagggtaggagaaagaattcttgtctacttgaggtaggtgtgattgtttcaattggtcaccttgattagtgtTTAATGGTCTAACAGATTgaaggtttggcttcttactgtctaggggaattctttgttgggaggtgacattccacagatatataaacctcacttgcctagtttctaacagacctcacaacctccgaggatgcctgccatagatacaggcaaaacatcaggagagaatgcttatagagcatggtcatgcagcccagaaaactcacaacaacccaaattggGGTATCTTTCTTTGAGGCTTCATTTCTGTTTCAGATAGAAATAGAAGAAAAGTGTCAAGTCCAAATTTTTGTACAGATGTATCAAATTTGGAATTTGAAAtgtatcaaaatccacaattttcagAAACATATCATGTGATTTAAAACCCAAAAATGCAGACAATATTGCACAGACTTGTATTAAAGGAAAATAAGTAGAAGCAACACAGCAGAACAGTTCCCATATATAATTGTAAACATTGTACTAGTTTGACAAAAATTTGTGCATGAACTTTTGTACAAGCTTTTTGGATGAAATTTGAAGTAAAATCAGTCGAAAACTAATAGTAACAGAATGAAACAAAGTTGCTGACAATAATTTAGCAAGGCAAAACTAAAATTCACATAAATATCTATCATTTGTTTCAAGGAATATGTCACCTCTCAGCTCTAACAATTTGTGGGCAGAATTGTTTTAAGAATAATCTTTTTAAATGGGCGATAAACCATCTGTAGATGTATAAGCCACCTATTTGTATGACCAGTTTCTACCCCAGTCTAACTGTTGCTCCTTTGCAACTGTAATCTGGTCGTAAAAGTGGCAAAAGCTCAAAGACATTATTTCAAATTGACAAGATCAGATCTTGAGAATGTCACTTATGGAAGAATAGCTGCCAGAATTAATAAGCCAGCAGAACCACAGAAAAGAGTGTaggaacagggagggaagaatgaaATGAAGCTATTGCTGCCCATAAGAATTATCCTGGAAATGAAACTGCATCAGTCTCCAAATTCCTAGAATCACAGAGAATGAGACAGTGATAATTGTTCACATTTGAAACATGGAGCTACTataagtcaataggcaacttAAAGGTTTGCACACAGATACACATATTGAGTAAACTCTTAGATTCCCTCTGACTGTTCCATTTGTTTGTATGCCTAAACTGTGTTTCTTAGTGCACACCTGagatgctagaaatttgaggatTGAAGGAACATTTCTGGAAGGGCAGGATTTTTATGGAAGAGCAATATTTTCACTAACACTACCTCCTCATAGCTGTACATCTGTCCACTGGccatttgtaggtttttttaagtGTCTCAAACTCTGTCCAAGATTTAAAACCTTATGCTAATAGTATGCTGAAATAGGATGTGGAAATGCACCAAATAGGAACAAAGCACCCCACTCAATTTTCCGGGTGTTTCTGTGTTGAAGGGGATAATTTGAACAGAGGACCAAATTTTACAGTACCAGAAATGTCAGGAAAGCAGATTTTCTGCTCATGTGGAGGCTTCTACTTGTGAACTAAAGCCAAATGAAAGTCCTCATTCATTATGGATAGAATTACTTAGAGATCAGGACCAGAGACATTTGAGATGAGGTCTACCTTTCACATGCTTTCCTGTACCCTATTTAAGCATAATGGTTCTAACTTCCGTTTCCAATTTGCCGTCCTCATGCTTCCAATTGCACTGAAGAGCATAACAGAAAAGAGGTTCCTCCATGCCTGAAGAGTACATATGAAGTAGTTCAATTCAAAGTGTTGCATAGCTatgaaccaggcatgggcaaacttcggccctctgggtgttttggacttcaactcccacaatttctaacaacctactggctgttaggaattgtaggagttggagtccaaaacacctggagggctgaaatttgcccatgcctggtataaactCACAAAACCTCACAAAGTCCTTCAAACATCGTTGCTTTCCAAAAATATGGCTGACCTCTTTGGAAGTTTTGCATACAGtgattttttaaagcaaagtGTTAAAATATAAACTTGGCCCAGAGTTGACTAATTCATCTATTTCACATTTTCTTCTGCTTCATGATGTATAGGTTTGTCAGTCGTGTAATTCATTGACCTTAATAAGTCAATTAATAGTATTTTTTTTCACTGTTCGCATTGCCATGCCTACATCCTACAGTCAttagctgggatttgtagtttaatgaggcaatAGAGATCTCTTCCAGGGAATTTTAAATACAGCAGGACACTACAATccccaggatttcataagatAAAACTATGGCAGGTAACGTGCAGCATGAAAGAGATTTTTGGTCCAGCACATCTTTGAGTATACATTGCGGTAAAGCAGAACCACTAGAATTGAAACAGTTTCCATATGGATGCATGGGAAATAGCCATCTAGGATAGATTTGGGTCTACACTGATACAGCTAAGCAGTTTCTATAATTGCCTGAATAGTGTTTAGGACATTTTCTTTTGAGGACATAAAGACTCTCTGGGCTCAAAAGAACCTTTGTAAAGTGCCCTTATATATTTCAATAGCATCATATAACAAATATATCTACAGTTAAACAGGATTGTGTAGTCTAAAGAGATCAAAATATTTTATAAACTAACAGAATAtagtttcttccttcttttttactTGACCATAAAATAAGGGTTTGTGTCTTATAGTAACAGTGAGATCAGATACTGCTGCTGAACTTGGGGTGGGAATGAGCGACTTACCTCTGAGAATATGCACCCTGAAGTTCTCCAGGAAAACAGTGGCAAGGATGGCTGCCAGGTACAGTTTCATGGTTGATCCTCTCCTTCGGGTGATATGATTAGAAGTGATCGTAGGCCCCTTTTGTCAAACTTTTATAGACCATTGGAAACTTTCAGGACACCTCCTACCCAAAAGGGTGTAATGGTGAGGATGACCCACAACATTTAAAgtgtgaaggaaggaaaaactaaTCTCTTCTTTTCCAGCTCCTCTGTGATATTTTTTCTTGCCACAAGatggtaactttttaaaaaacacttctcACATTGGTTTTATTTTTGGCACAAAACCAATACCATTTCTAAGCTGTGTATATGTGTCACAATGTATAACAAAAACCAAAAAGGAAGCACAGCTCAGATCAtagcaacacattattattattggagcccccggtggagcagtgggttaaacccctctgccggcaggactgaagaccaacaggtcgcaggttcgaatctggggagagacggatgagctccctctatcagctccagctcttcatgtggggacatgacagaagcctcccacaaggatgataaaaacatcaattcatctggcatcccctgggcaacgtccttgcagatggccaattctttcacaccagaagcgacttgcagtttctcaagtcgctcctgacatgacaaaaattattattattattattattattattatttattattattattattattattattaacacaacaagattagtacacagcaaacaagatcactatgctggctgttgtattggatcacacgtcggacacttcctaagtgtctagaactgtgttatgcattggcgaataatgcgtgcagatcccagtagggtggccttttgcatctggcagatgataattttgtctgcgccgattgtgtttaagtgcaggccaaggtctttaggcactgcacctagtgtgccgatcaccactggaaccacttttactggcttgtgccaaagtctttgcagttcagcaaacaagatcactatgctggctgttgtattggatcacacgttggacacttcccaagtgtctaggactgtgtgatgtatcagcgaatattgcgtccagatcccagtaaggtggcagatggtaatcttttcagcaatgattgtgtttaagtgcaggccaaggtcttcaggcactgcacccagtgtgctgatcacaactgggaccatcttgactggcttgtgccagagtctttgcagttcaagctttaaatcctcatattgtgtcagcttttccagttgtttctcttcaatcctgctctcGCCTGGGATTGCAGCACTGACGAtccatatttggttttttaacatgatcgtgaggtcaggagtattgtgctccaaaactctgtcagtttgaattctgaagtcccagagtagtctgacgtgttcattttgtgtaaccttttcatcatcatcatcatcatcatcaccatcgtgcaattttctggcattgtatatttctgtcgcttctgtgactgttcatttgtattttgattgtgtagcccacttgttgatggatgtccagaatcagcagcatccaccatggccctttttatcctgggtgatgaccaagccagtatagattttgttttggtttgtttctccatagtacTACATAGACCTCCCTGACTTGGTTGGACCTACTGGTACttacactactgccagcacagctctcagcatccttggagcagttaagctccCCACCATGACAGGGTGGCactcatcggggggggggggcttaacaaTAAACGGAAATTACTGCTTTTGGAGAGGTAGCGGgattaaaaatcaacaaaaataaaacaaaatttttgGTAAAGAacatgaaaaaagagaaaaaagaagaactgCAGAGAACATCAGGCATAGAAATCGTAACAAAGGTCAAATATTTGGGAATATACTTAACATCTAGCAATGCCCAGCTAATCAAAAATAATTACGACACCAGATGGAAGCAAATAACGGAAAAGATGCGAAGATGGCAGAGGCTCGAACTATCCCTCCTGGGTAGGATCGCACTAACGAAAATGAACATACTAGCGGAAGTACTTTATCTCTTCCGTATGATTCCTGTAATAAGAACAAGAAATATAATAGCAAAATGGCAAAGACAACTAAATAAATTTGTATGGCAAAACAAACGAGCCAGAATAAAATTCAGGAACATGAGTGATGATCCGAAAAGGGGAGGGCTAGGTTTGCCGGATCTCCAGCTTTATCACGACGCCGCGGCGCTGACTTGGGTCAGAGAGTGGGCAACATTGAGAAATGACAAACTACTGACGTTAGAAGGGGAAGATCTAAACAGGGGATGGCACAGCTATTTATGGAAAGGGAAAGCTGTAGTAGAAAAAAACTTTAATAATCACCCCATCAGAGCGTCACTAATAAAGATATGGAACACTTATAAAAGAAGATGGTATACAAAAACACCAACATGGATCTCCCCTAATGAGGCGGACCAGAGGAGGGAAACAGCAAAGGGAAAATGGCTGAGATACAAGCAGCTCTTGAAGATAACAAACCAAGAGACAAGATTAAAAACACTGGAAGAAGTAAGGCAAATAGATC encodes:
- the LOC132770044 gene encoding lymphotactin-like; translated protein: MKLYLAAILATVFLENFRVHILRGAAGSQIMPRSLCTAVEVRRMKLEVLDSYKILKNERIVVLITNKGIKLCMPSEHLWVKKAIHHLDRKAALANPKSTTSPESVTN